In the genome of Sebastes umbrosus isolate fSebUmb1 chromosome 14, fSebUmb1.pri, whole genome shotgun sequence, one region contains:
- the LOC119501586 gene encoding 3-mercaptopyruvate sulfurtransferase-like, which yields MGLQTQALVSAKWLANMVNRNLVGPRLRILDTSWYLPMMERDGKKEFAQSHIPGASLFDIDECSDRTSEFDHTLPTEQLFADYVGNLGIGNDSHVVVYDASDFGLFSCTRVWWMFRLFGHPQVSVLNGGFRDWVRGGYPTTGASSRPEAARFTATMNRSWVRSFEDVTENIESQRFQVVDVRPLERFKGREPEPREGVRSGHIPGSKCMPFYDFVDADGMMLSKEKLKKFFEESKVDLNKPLCGSCGSGVTACHMVLAAHLCGAPGASVYDGSWYEWFTKAPPEHVATEL from the exons ATGGGGCTGCAAACTCAAGCTCTCGTTTCTGCCAAATGGCTCGCAAACATGGTGAACCGCAACCTGGTCGGACCTCGTCTGCGGATCCTGGACACGTCCTGGTACCTGCCGATGATGGAGCGAGATGGCAAGAAGGAGTTTGCCCAATCTCACATCCCGGGAGCGTCTTTATTCGACATAGACGAGTGCTCGGACCGGACCTCAGAGTTTGATCATACGCTGCCGACCGAGCAGCTGTTCGCAGACTATGTGGGCAACCTGGGCATTGGAAACGACAGCCATGTGGTGGTTTATGACGCCAGTGACTTCGGGTTGTTCTCTTGCACCAGAGTCTGGTGGATGTTCCGCTTGTTCGGCCATCCTCAGGTGTCGGTGCTGAACGGGGGGTTCAGGGACTGGGTGAGGGGGGGCTACCCGACCACAGGCGCCTCCAGCCGGCCTGAAGCAGCCCGCTTCACCGCCACCATGAACCGCTCCTGGGTCAGGTCGTTTGAGGACGTCACAGAGAACATTGAGTCTCAGCGGTTTCAGGTGGTGGATGTGAGGCCTCTGGAGAGGTTTAAAGGGAGAGAGCCGGAGCCAAGAGAGG GTGTCCGGTCAGGTCACATCCCCGGCTCCAAATGCATGCCTTTCTATGACTTTGTCGACGCTGACGGCATGATGCTCTCCAAGGAGAAGCTGAAGAAGTTCTTCGAGGAGTCAAAGGTGGACCTGAATAAGCCACTCTGTGGATCCTGTGGCTCCGGTGTGACCGCCTGTCACATGGTGCTAGCCGCCCATCTGTGCGGCGCCCCCGGGGCGTCTGTGTATGATGGATCGTGGTACGAGTGGTTCACCAAGGCCCCGCCGGAGCATGTTGCCACCGAGCTCTGA